Within Mustela lutreola isolate mMusLut2 chromosome 10, mMusLut2.pri, whole genome shotgun sequence, the genomic segment ATACATAACAAGGGACACATACACAGGCAGGAGTTCCTCTATAGGAAAGCAAAGGGAAGCTTCTTAAGGACTTTTAAACATCTCCCCCAGAAAGGGCAGCCTACATGGAGGAAAAGAATGTATTGATAACAAAGCaggattcaaaattttaaaattccctcatGTCCCCTTTCACAGGAAGCTGCTGGAAAATAGAGTAAGGATGAAGGGGAGGTAGCCATCCAACACTGCCCCCTGGGGGATAGTTTTACTTGAGCCGGGAATGCACTGGGAGGTGAAGTAAAAGGGAGAGCAGCTAACAGTCTGAACAGtgactggggcccctgggtggctgagtgtgTGAattggctgcctttagctcaagtcatgatcccacagtcctgggattgatcaaGCTCcaggtcagactccctgctcagtgaggagcctgcttctccctctcctctccccccttTACTTTCATTAtctctgaataattttaaaatttgagatacTGAGAACATaagctggggcgggggtggtgtgCAGAGagcaagagcccgatgcaggactccattccaagaccctgggatcatgacctgagccaacggcagacgtttaactgagacgtttaaccattgagccacacaggtgcccctcaaaaagaGTGGCTGGAGAGAACTAGTCTATTTCAGCAGGTCCCTCCACTGAGATACCTGAAATCTGCGTAGAACTTTACACTTTTTGTATATAAAGCAACGATACTCTTAAGTAGCAACGCTACTTTGTAAAGATTTCATCAGAGACAGATGTCAGCATAAGcacggggagaggcaggcaaagcaggctccccactgagcaaggagactgatggcTGACTAgatggatcccaggaacctaaaccatgacctgagctgaaggcagacacttaaccaacagccacccaggcgcccctagagttgCCACTTTTCTTAATCAGGTATTGGATGGTTTAGTCTCAGCCTTGAAGGACTGCTCTTCACTTTCTAGACCTGCAACATGCCTTGCTATGAGGACTGGCTGCCTGGGTAAGGACATGCCCATATCTAACATTTCTCTAATATTAACACGGCAACCTTATAGGGAACATTCCTCTGGGCCAGGTGGTCTCAGTGCTGTAACTCTATGCAGTTACTGTCCCCAGGATGCACACAAGTGAGTTAAAACTTCCCCTAATAAACCCAACTTTGGGTTTACAACAATATGAAAGAAAGTCTAATTGCTTTTGTCCCTTTAAAATGATCTACATTTCCATGCTGCTAAAGAGTTAATAAGTGTACATAGCTTTTTAAAACTGCCAACTATGGACAAAACAGCTGCCTTTAGTCTGTATGTTAGTGGAACACACATCCACTTTCTCTCTGGTCACTTTTCCACCTCAATTTCTAGAGCTCAGTAGTTGGCTCTCTACAAGAACACCTGACACCAGGTTTTAGACATTGATGAATCTTTCCATACCTGCATCAAAATGAGAAGGTGAGGACAACAGGACAAAGTGCTGGCCTAAGCTTGAAACCTAGGTTCTAACATATGAAAAGGAAGCCATATGTGTTAGAAGTCATGCAGAGGCCTAGACAGACCGACAGGGCCTTTTGTTAGGGGAGGGGGCATGGAGTATACCAAGAGTGCGTCCTCAGGTCCTATGTATTCAAGAGGGAAAAATAAGTCTAGAAAGGTGGGGGGTGCAGGGACTATGAAGAGCTGATTAACAAGCGGTTGTGTGATCAGATTCTATTCTTAAGTCCCTtctttccctgcccttccccctcaaaTCCACTTTCTACTTATCAACACTTCAAAGAATCAAGCTGAGAACTATGGCCTCAGGAGGCCTTTCCTAGGCACCCACACTCCACAACCAGCTGGCCCCTGGTTAATGAGGATATGCCACTCGCGGCAGACTGGGAAGTGGCCAAAGGTCCTATACTCCGGGTTCCTTCCCAGAGAACATTAGACATGAACTGAGAGCACATACCAGCCCAGAACAAGAAACTACAGCTCCCAGCTTTCCTGAGTGGTAAGGTGATCCTTCTATCTGCTCGGACAAGGAGCAAAAGAGTGGTATAGAACCAGCCTTACCAGAAAGCCAGCTCATGGCCGGTCCCTTTCTTTGCTCTCTCTTTGGAATAGGACTTGGAATATTCAAGTGGTAACAAAAAGTCCTCCCTGAGATAGTCACAACAGGAAGGCAGATGAATAGGTCCTTTTGGTGGCAGAGCCTGGTCAGCTAACCTCTATACTCAGGTCTGTGATTTAAACCAGTTTTCCCCCCAGTGTGAAGCTCTAACTCTCCACTGCTCTGACCACCCTGGTTCTATGCAGTAAACTACCAGGGAGGAGGCTGCTCTTCAAACACTTCCTGTATGATGTTTTAGGCAAGTATTTTATAGTACAGGTTAGAACTTAGCCCAAAAGAAGTATACAGAATCCTATGAATTTAAAACTACTTATTCCCTGGGGAAAGGTTTTATTTGATAATccaatttgcttaaaaaaaattttttttttaaagtcctattCAACATGGGTCTAACAAACATGAACAAGCACGTTATGGGCCCCCCACCGCCCTACAAAAAGCCTATGAAAAAACACACGGTTAGAGAGAATTGCAGACTAGGCTGCCTCACTTAGGACTCCAGCGCAGGGCTGACTAAATGCTCATCGAAGAGGCGCTGTGTGCGGTAGTCAACCAACTCCACCTGCACCGCGGTCTGATCTCCGTTCAGCCGCAGCCCCTCCGCGAGCACCGTGCGCAGCTTCTCCGTGCTGCCCGCCACCAAGCGGTTCACCTTCGGGTAAGCGAGGAGTCTTTCCAGCGGCACGTAGAACTTCTCTCCCACACTGTACGGCTTGGGGGACTGCTCTATTTCGGCCCTTTGAGCTTCTGTTAACCCGTGCTGCGGGGTGCAGCTGCCGAGCGGTACCACCCGGCCGCCCTCCTTTCTCCTTGGACCCCGGAGAAACCGGCTTTTCATCAAGTCGATGGCTTTCACCGCCTCAATACTCAGAGTAAACCGGAAGTATTTGCTTTGCTGTAAACTCGGGTATGAGGTGGTATAAACCTGAAGGAAAAATTACCAAGAGGTTTCATTTCCTTAGGAACTTGTTAACCACATTATGAGCTGGGTATTAACTACACACATGTATCGAATCCTACTAGCCACGCATGCCACGATATCATGGGAATCAAACCAGAGGTACAGACATTAACATCTgagctgctttaaaaattctaatgatggggttgcctgggtggctcagtgggttgaagcctctgccttccacttgggtcgtgatcctggagtccttggatcgagccccacatcaggctctctgctcagcagggagcctgcctccccttctctctctgcctgcctctctgcctacttgtgatctctgtctgccaaataaattaaaagaaaaaaaaaattctaatgatCGAAGTCTCCCAAAGCCAGCTTTCCACCAACTCACACCAACGCAATGTTCCTTTTGATATTAGAGGGAAATGGGTAAAAAGATTCTTAGGAGGGCAATGTGCTTATTCTTCAACATATCTCCTGAAACCAAAAGGGCCTGAGAAGGTTGGAGGTTTAGGTGTTATACTCAGTTCCTGGGCCATGCCGTGGAGGAGTGCTGCTGATCCTAATGGATTActggggggccgggggtggggttgCTGGAATATTAGCTTGAAAACTTTCCAGGACTGCTGCTCTTTTCCCTGTAATGTGCTTTGAGACATGGCAAGAGGCCGGACCGTCTCTAGGGCGAAGTAGACTAACCCTGAAGGCAGTTGTGGGCATGAAGGATTCTAAGCACATTTACATTTATCTCTACAGTGGGGACCCTTACAAAGTTCACATCCTAATCCATGTGCTTCTTACCCTGGCCGTTACCTCCCAAAGAAAACTCACAACTTCATAAACGTGTTCCTCTGGCTCTGAAATGCTCAATTCAGTTGGCTGTGTGCTGTTTTTCTGGAAGACTCCAATTTGGGTACAGTATCCAACATGCTCAGCTCCTGCTGGTGGATCCCCCACACCAGAAAACTCTACAGAGTAATTGTAGAGCTTTGCCACATCCAAAGccctgaaattaaaagaaatgcatttctgAAAGGTATGGTTAGATTAAAAATCACCAGTAGATAGAAAAATACAATGAGCTAAAATACTTCCCAAGTTGCAAATTATTACAGCAACACATAATGCCACTGGGTTTTCTTACTTCTGAGGAGACTTTGGGGTCCTAAGTCTATTTCCACGTAATCTCAAAaatatggagagagggagagttaaGGAGCAGGGTGTAGGCATGAAAAAGGAGACTAAATGGCTACAATCCCAACTCAAATTTGGGTTTGCAGTCATGCCAGAGACGTgaccatctgtccatctgtcaaGACCCTGGCAGGGAACACTTGGGCAGGGCATGGGGGCTCACCCTCACTGCCCTACAACCCCCTCCCTATCTCCACACCAATACTCCTACTCCTCGTGCCTTCGTTATCAGAAGTCACCTGGTACCCCAGACTTTGTGTGGCCGCCTGAGACCTACGAAATCAAAAACTtccatttattttgcccaaataTCATGGTCCTTTTTATATGTCAAGCTGAATTTTGGGAAATTTTATTAGGATAATAAAACTTTCATAATGTGTGCATCAAGACTGACTTTATAGCATTTTAAACTCCTGTGGGGTaaactcccccccacacacaaaattcATAACATTTATGAACTCACCACATCTGAAACTGCTTTCTGTTCCACTCAAATCTGTGATCTGGATCTCTAAAGGTTGATGCTGGAAACAGGGGATTGAATTCAGAGTTTGGTGTGCTGATGACAACCATACCTGGAGAAAAGTACCCAAACACGACCTCAGGAAACTTGGCCAGATCTTCAGAATCTAAGTGTTCTATCCTGAAATGGTCAATGGGAAAAACAATGCGATTATTTTCCTAGCTGATTTAGCAAAAGCAATTTCTATCTCTAGAAATCCTTTATCCCATTTGAATTTATGTAACAGTATTTATTGGACTTGAAACCAACTATTCCTATATCCTCACCCTGCCCTTGGACCACGTCGCCCTCTCTTTCGGGGGTCTGGACCTCACTGTCAGTAACCAGAAGTATGAGCATTAAGTGTTAGCTCCCCAGGAGGCCTGCAGTGCTGGGAGACCAGAATAAATGCCTCACAAAAGCTGTGGGTTTCAGCATCAGATCCCAGCAGATTCTCACCCGCACCCAAGGACCAGATCAACTGTCCCAGTACAGGCAGCCACTAGGGAGCCATTTCTATCCTGATATTGTATGTTAATCTAACCCACTTCTATCTTTGCCTTAAAGAGGAACAGGAGAGGCAATTTGACACTGAGTGTATGcctgaaaaatcttaagtttcCAAAGACAACAAACTGATGTGATTTTTAGGGCAAATGTGCCCATATATCTCCCCATAACCACTCGGCAGGATGGTGATGGGAAGGAAACAACCATTCAGACCAGTAAGAGAAGACACATAGGTAAAGGACTCAAACTCAAGTCTTCAGTTTAGCTTCTTTGCAATATCAATGCAAATACTACACATCAAAATGTGTAGTTAGAGCTACAATGCACTTAGTGaaatttattgctttaaattcacacattagaagacaaaaaaaaaaaagtcagtgcaTAAAAGTGTaaagacaatggaaaaaatagagcaaaactCTGAACCAGAAAATCATATGACCCAATAATCCCACTCCCGGGTGAATTGAAAACTTGTGTTCATGCAAAACCTGTTCTGTGAATGGTATCTCATCTCCATACTGGAAACCCAATACCCTTAAGTGCTTGAAAAGGTGGTACATCACGAAAGGAATactcagaaataaagaaaaaactgccAAGAAATTAGATAAATCTCAAAAGGcattcactggaaaaaaaaaagtttcagaaaattacatactgtatgattacTATAGTGTTTCTAAAATCTATGCTGCAAAATGGGTGAGTGCTTGCCAGGGGTGAGAAAAGGTGTGGCCACAAAAGGACAGCCTAAGTTGTTTGGGTAATGGAACTGTTCTGTGCCTTGACTCGTAAGTTACACTAAACTATATGTGTTAAAATCCACAGAAATATACCTGtgctcaaatgtatttttaaagacttttatttgtcagagaaagcacatgagcacaagcagggggagcttcaGGCAGGGGGAGCttcaggcagggggagaagcagagggagaagaaggcagagggagaagcaggctacccacctAGCAAGCCTAGCAAGAAGTCCaaagcgggactcaatcccaaaaccctgggattatgacctgagttgaaagcagacgcttaactgagccacccaggtgtccccactcaaaaatattttactgtgtttaaaaattaagtaagggAGCCTGCTCAGGggacagtctgcttcttcctctccctctgcccctccccctgactcaTGCTTTCTTCCTAGCACTCTTGCACTCTTGAtctcaaaatcctttaaaaaatgaggagAACTTGAATAGGTGAACCTGAATAAAAGGTATTCCTGGTACTATTTTTGCA encodes:
- the HENMT1 gene encoding small RNA 2'-O-methyltransferase, yielding MDHCEVLSKKVIEFKPPVYEQRYYFVKNLVNQHGHKKIADLGFGDATLLWMLKYHRCVQYLVGVDIAAKPFEWGGGRLSPGVGSYIIPRELDLTITLYRGSAVQKDSRLCGFDLITCIELIEHLDSEDLAKFPEVVFGYFSPGMVVISTPNSEFNPLFPASTFRDPDHRFEWNRKQFQMWALDVAKLYNYSVEFSGVGDPPAGAEHVGYCTQIGVFQKNSTQPTELSISEPEEHVYEVVYTTSYPSLQQSKYFRFTLSIEAVKAIDLMKSRFLRGPRRKEGGRVVPLGSCTPQHGLTEAQRAEIEQSPKPYSVGEKFYVPLERLLAYPKVNRLVAGSTEKLRTVLAEGLRLNGDQTAVQVELVDYRTQRLFDEHLVSPALES